Proteins encoded in a region of the Syntrophorhabdales bacterium genome:
- the larC gene encoding nickel pincer cofactor biosynthesis protein LarC, whose translation MTLLYIDPVFGISGDMTISAFLDAGCPFDALTEVLEQLPVTLPSLTPEKKKHGVIEGTYLKMGKSDVHLSIRQMEEMILGLKVEDRVREDARAILAILVNAEAKVHGVEPEKVHFHELAHVDTLIDILCTAKAMSHFSVDEVHCGPIPQGRGFVRTSHGLLPNPPPVTVEILSGMPLVFFDNELELTTPTGAAIVKHYVKNPAARPPFSLRASGVGFGTYQTDTPNVVRIFIGEAERSELHEEVWVIETDVDDAEMEYMGAVAERIKIAGALDVLYYPVHMKKGRVGLRLAVIANAASKDAVIESVLKETTTFGLRLRKELRRVLQRKERVCDTSFGPVKVKEGYDQKGALIKKHIEFEDVKKIADEQGVPYRVVLESLKKEL comes from the coding sequence ATGACGCTTCTCTACATTGATCCTGTTTTCGGTATAAGCGGAGATATGACCATCAGCGCATTTCTCGATGCGGGATGCCCGTTTGACGCACTCACCGAGGTTCTCGAGCAGCTCCCTGTTACACTGCCATCCCTCACTCCCGAAAAAAAGAAGCACGGCGTGATCGAGGGGACCTATCTGAAGATGGGTAAGAGTGATGTACATCTCTCCATCCGGCAGATGGAGGAGATGATACTGGGATTGAAGGTTGAAGATCGCGTCCGGGAGGATGCTCGCGCTATTCTGGCTATACTTGTCAATGCAGAGGCAAAAGTACATGGGGTAGAGCCGGAGAAGGTGCACTTCCATGAGCTGGCCCACGTGGATACGCTGATCGATATTCTCTGCACGGCTAAGGCCATGTCCCACTTCAGCGTTGATGAGGTTCACTGCGGGCCGATTCCTCAGGGGAGAGGCTTTGTACGGACCTCGCACGGTCTTTTGCCCAATCCGCCTCCGGTTACGGTGGAGATTCTCTCAGGCATGCCGCTTGTCTTTTTTGACAACGAGCTGGAGCTGACGACTCCCACAGGGGCTGCGATAGTCAAGCACTACGTGAAGAATCCTGCAGCACGCCCGCCTTTCTCGCTGCGAGCGAGCGGCGTCGGTTTCGGTACGTACCAGACAGACACCCCGAACGTGGTCAGGATCTTTATCGGGGAGGCGGAGAGGTCTGAGCTCCACGAAGAGGTGTGGGTGATCGAAACGGATGTGGATGATGCCGAAATGGAGTACATGGGGGCAGTGGCTGAAAGAATAAAGATTGCCGGAGCGCTTGATGTGCTCTATTATCCGGTGCACATGAAGAAGGGCAGGGTAGGCCTCAGACTCGCAGTGATAGCGAACGCAGCGAGCAAAGATGCGGTGATCGAGAGCGTACTCAAGGAGACCACGACCTTCGGCCTGCGCCTGCGCAAAGAGTTACGCCGCGTATTGCAGAGAAAAGAAAGAGTCTGTGACACATCGTTCGGCCCGGTAAAGGTCAAAGAAGGTTATGACCAGAAAGGCGCGCTTATCAAGAAACACATAGAGTTTGAAGATGTGAAGAAGATCGCTGATGAGCAGGGTGTGCCTTACCGGGTCGTGCTGGAATCACTTAAGAAAGAACTTTAG
- the ricT gene encoding regulatory iron-sulfur-containing complex subunit RicT → MKSSYVRFDRLTGVLELEVTDEIKLGDQIVCELDKGEMLGVVATEPTDTAKEGLKKILRRATPEELAAYAALREKGAQAFSVCRAKIEEMNLPMKLLQAEYAFGGSKLLFYFFAENRVDFRDLVKDLAKEFKIRIEMRQVGVRDEAKIIGGLGNCGNVVCCKRFLNNFSIVSIKMMKEQSLALNPAKISGVCGRLMCCLSYEHDMYLQLKKNFPKVGKRVKTPQGEGKVLKHNALTATVTVLLDEGKEATIPVKDIIHGQGPTSQT, encoded by the coding sequence ATGAAAAGCTCTTATGTGAGGTTTGACAGGCTGACAGGTGTTCTGGAGTTGGAAGTGACGGATGAAATCAAACTCGGCGATCAGATCGTCTGCGAATTGGATAAAGGCGAGATGCTCGGCGTTGTCGCAACAGAGCCGACTGACACGGCAAAAGAAGGACTGAAAAAGATACTTCGAAGGGCGACGCCTGAAGAACTGGCGGCCTATGCTGCTCTCAGGGAAAAAGGGGCGCAGGCTTTTTCTGTCTGCAGGGCGAAAATAGAAGAAATGAACCTGCCTATGAAGCTGCTGCAGGCAGAGTACGCTTTTGGCGGGTCAAAGTTGCTCTTCTACTTTTTCGCTGAAAACAGAGTTGATTTTAGAGATCTCGTCAAAGACCTTGCAAAGGAATTTAAGATTAGAATAGAGATGAGACAGGTAGGTGTCAGAGACGAGGCAAAAATTATCGGCGGCCTGGGGAACTGCGGCAACGTGGTCTGCTGCAAGAGATTTCTGAACAACTTCTCGATAGTCTCAATAAAGATGATGAAGGAGCAGAGCCTGGCGCTTAATCCGGCTAAGATTTCAGGGGTATGCGGCAGGCTCATGTGCTGCCTCTCTTACGAGCATGATATGTATCTCCAGCTGAAAAAGAATTTTCCGAAAGTGGGAAAACGCGTCAAAACGCCGCAGGGCGAGGGCAAGGTGCTGAAGCATAACGCCCTTACTGCCACGGTAACCGTCCTGCTCGACGAAGGGAAAGAGGCAACAATTCCGGTCAAGGATATCATCCACGGACAGGGACCGACAAGTCAGACCTAG
- the metG gene encoding methionine--tRNA ligase: MAKHYYITTPIYYINDVPHIGHAYTTIAADIIARYKRLNGYEVFFLTGVDEHGQKAEKTAAEKRVHPKELADEMVHTFTDLWQQLNISNTGFVRTTEERHRKVVQYFFQKIQEKGDIYLGEYEDWYCVPCESYFTELQQQEGKCPDCGRLLERLKEETYFFRMSKYTEPLLRYLEEHKQFVLPDVRYNEVLSFVKGGLRDLSISRTSFSWGVPVPGDPKHVIYVWFDALLNYLTGIGYLTDDQLLNNFWPCDAHLIGKDILRFHAVYWPSFLMSLGVELPKRVFAHGWWTVNGQKMSKSLGNVVSPSEIISIYGVDEFRFFLFREVPFGLDGDFSREAIVHRINGDLANDFGNLVSRSVTMITKFSNGVLEKVGEVGGTDEHLVGQIRNAVAEYENGMESFGFHKALTSAFDVVSLLNKYVDTEAPWKLAKENRARLSTVLYNIWNGVRIATLLLHPFMPEKTAAIWKAIGFGTPIQAASMGRERDFYYDGGDLSTIEKIPPLFPRIEK, from the coding sequence GTGGCAAAACACTACTACATCACGACGCCGATTTATTACATCAACGACGTGCCGCACATCGGCCATGCGTACACAACCATCGCTGCCGATATCATAGCCAGGTACAAGAGGCTTAACGGGTATGAGGTCTTCTTTTTGACCGGCGTGGATGAACACGGGCAGAAGGCGGAAAAGACAGCGGCCGAAAAGCGGGTGCACCCGAAAGAACTGGCAGACGAGATGGTCCACACATTCACGGACCTCTGGCAACAGCTCAACATTTCTAACACAGGCTTTGTCAGGACCACAGAGGAGCGGCACAGGAAGGTTGTTCAATATTTCTTCCAGAAGATCCAGGAGAAGGGAGATATCTACCTGGGTGAGTACGAGGACTGGTATTGCGTGCCCTGCGAAAGTTACTTCACGGAATTACAGCAGCAGGAAGGCAAATGCCCTGATTGCGGCCGGCTGCTCGAACGGCTCAAAGAAGAGACGTACTTCTTCAGGATGTCAAAATACACAGAGCCTTTGCTCCGTTACCTGGAGGAGCATAAACAGTTTGTTCTGCCTGACGTGCGCTATAACGAGGTGCTCAGCTTCGTGAAGGGAGGGCTGAGGGATCTCTCCATCAGCAGGACCAGTTTCAGCTGGGGTGTCCCCGTGCCCGGCGATCCGAAACACGTCATCTACGTCTGGTTTGATGCTCTCCTCAATTACCTGACTGGCATCGGCTATCTCACCGACGACCAGCTCTTGAACAACTTCTGGCCTTGTGACGCCCACCTGATCGGTAAAGATATACTCAGGTTCCATGCGGTCTATTGGCCATCCTTTCTTATGTCACTCGGTGTGGAGCTTCCCAAGAGGGTGTTTGCGCATGGATGGTGGACGGTGAACGGGCAGAAGATGTCAAAGTCCCTGGGTAACGTCGTCTCGCCGTCAGAAATCATTTCCATCTACGGAGTGGATGAATTCAGATTCTTTCTTTTCAGGGAGGTCCCTTTCGGTCTCGATGGAGATTTTTCGCGAGAAGCCATTGTCCACAGAATCAACGGAGACCTCGCGAATGATTTCGGAAATCTTGTGTCTCGAAGCGTAACAATGATTACGAAGTTCTCCAACGGAGTTCTGGAAAAGGTCGGTGAAGTGGGCGGCACCGACGAACATCTTGTCGGCCAGATCCGGAATGCTGTCGCCGAATATGAAAATGGCATGGAGAGTTTCGGCTTCCACAAGGCGCTGACATCCGCTTTCGATGTTGTTTCGCTCCTCAACAAATACGTGGACACAGAGGCACCGTGGAAACTCGCGAAGGAGAACAGGGCGAGGCTGTCAACCGTGCTCTACAACATCTGGAACGGGGTCAGAATAGCAACTCTTCTTCTCCATCCGTTCATGCCTGAGAAAACAGCCGCAATCTGGAAGGCCATAGGATTCGGGACGCCTATACAAGCCGCTTCCATGGGCCGGGAACGGGATTTCTACTACGATGGCGGAGACCTGTCGACTATTGAGAAGATTCCGCCGCTCTTTCCCAGAATAGAAAAGTGA
- a CDS encoding DUF721 domain-containing protein, which produces MAFTSLRQVLESVLKERKLASDINAYKIFPMWAEIAGPTMANHCRPSRLRDDILYIEVDDPVWLAQLRYMKQDILRKIDRRIKPGVFRDLKFFLK; this is translated from the coding sequence GTGGCTTTTACCTCGCTGAGACAGGTACTCGAATCGGTTCTCAAAGAGCGCAAGCTCGCTTCCGATATCAACGCGTACAAGATATTCCCCATGTGGGCCGAGATCGCAGGACCGACTATGGCCAACCATTGCCGGCCATCGCGGCTGCGCGACGACATACTCTACATAGAGGTAGATGATCCGGTCTGGCTTGCTCAGCTGCGCTATATGAAACAGGACATTCTGCGGAAGATAGACAGGCGCATCAAGCCCGGAGTATTCAGGGATCTAAAGTTCTTTCTTAAGTGA